The Marivivens aquimaris DNA segment CGCGCTGGCTTGGACCTGGAAGAAAGAGCGCGACGACTACGGATCGGCCCATTGGCAGACCAAGGCGGAGCTGAAGAAGAACAGCATGTTGCAGGCCCCCGGTAAGGGCTTCGTCTGCGGCAAGCTTGGTGCCCCGGCCTCGAAGGCGGAGTTCATCTCCTCGACGACCATCCCGCATGTGATGATGGTGGCCCCGACCCGCGCCGGTAAGGGTGTCGGCTTCGTGATCCCGAACCTCTTGAGCTTCGCAGGTTCGGTGGTGGTGCTCGATGTGAAGGGCGAGAACTTCGAGAAAACTGCCCGGTTGCGGGCGCTCAACGGTGACGAGGTCTATCGCTTCAGTCCCTTTGACTGGGCCAATGCCACGCATCGCTACAACCCGCTCGCCCGGATCGCCAAGGCCCCGAGCTTCGCGCAGCGCTTCACTGAGGTCTCGATCCTGGCCGACCTCTTCCTCGATAAGGACAACAAGCAACTCGACACCTTCTCCGAGGCGGGCAAGTCGATCTTCGTCGCAGCCTGTCTGCTGGCGATCCAGCGCGGCACGCCGAACCTTGGCGAGGTCAACAAGATCGTTGCCGGCGGCGAGTACAAGAACGCGCAATACAAGACCTATGCCGACGAGGCCGAAGAAGACATTCTGCGCGAGCTATGGACCAACGCGGCCTCAGCCTCATCGCGGCTCCTGACCTCGAACATCCAGGCACTTATGACCGCCGGTCTCAAGCAATGGGACAACCCGGCGGTGCGCTCGGCCACCGAGGCGAGCGACTTTGATTTCTCGACCTTCCGCAAGACCCCGCAATCGCTCTACATCGCCGTCTCCGAGGATCACATCGCGACCCTCGCTCCGCTCCTGCGCCTGATGTTCGCCGACCTCATCGCCTCGATCCGGCTGAACGAGCCGGGCCCGGATGAGCCCTGGCCGGTCATGATGATGATCGACGAATTCCAGCAGATGGGGGCGATGCCCTATCTGGAACGCGCGATCCATTCGCTGGCAAGTTACGGCGGCCGCGTCGCGATGATCGCGCAGTCGCTGGCTTCGCTCGACCGGATCTACGGGCCCGAGGGCCGCGAAAGTCTTGAGAACGGGGCAGGGCTGAAGCTTTACATCACACCGCGGGACCAGCGGACGGTGAAAGAGGTCTCGGCGGCCGTCGGCAGCACCACACGCGAGGCTGTCACCCGAATGTACGGCCGCAACAAGGGTTTCCTCGGCGCAACCTCGACCTCGGCGCGGCTGGAGGAACGGCCGCTGCTTTCCGAGACTGAAGCGCGCCTCATGGATCCCGACGAAGTGATCATCCTCGCCTCGCCGCAGCACCCGATCAAGGCGAGCCGGATCAAGTATTACGACGATCCGTTCTTCAAGGCTATGTTGGCCCGCCAGGAGGGCAAGCCATTCCCCTATCCGCCCAGCGTGCAAGGTGTGGGACCTTGGGGCGGCGATGGTGGTGACGAGACCGGCGCAGACGAGCAGGTGAAAGCAGCCGAACGCGCGCCTGTCCGGGACCGTTCACAGCGCCGCGAAGCGCGCGCGATGAGCGTGATGCCGATGGAGTCCGGGCGCGGGCAGCCCGAGCCCGAGAAGCTCGAGCGCGAAGCGGCCGTGCCGAAGGAATGGGAGGCGGCGCTCGACCGGCAGGAGGATTTCATCGAGGAGTTATTGGGTGGGTGATGACGTGACGGTCCCTCTAACCTACAGTGGTTCCGGGAAAATCGTTTTGGTCTGGAAGGTAGTTTCTTTTGAGAGTTGAGGCCGCGGAAAATCCAAAGCACAATCCGATCGAAGGTGTCTCTTTGGACGAAGCTCGCTCGGTTCTTCGGTCCGCGACGCCTGGTGGTGGAATTGGTCTGGAAGAAGTCATTCGCACGTTTGACTGCGACGCGCTTCATGCTGATGAGATTCTACGGGCGTTGGCCGTGGCTGGCTACATCGAACCCTCGGATGTCCGAGGACAGCTCCTCTTCTGGACGCTTACGCCAAATGGCAATCGGCTGGCCTTGGAAAAGAAGCGAAAACGTATCGATCCTGAAAAAGTCAATGCTACCGTCCTAGAGCTGATAAACCGTGCGAAGATCATCAATTCGGACCCTGATCGTCTGCAACGTATCACCTTGAAGCTATTTGGCAGCGCCTTGGAGGAGCGGGACGACTACGGTGATGTTGATGTTTCCATCACCTATCACCGACGCCAGTTGCCAGTGGAAGAACGTGAGCGAATAGAAGCTGCGTTGCGGACACGCCAAAGCGACCACGATCGCCAGACGGTGATGGGACAGGTGATGGGGGCTGAGCAGCAGGACACTCGCGAGATCCGGGCCGCGCTGAAGAAAGGTTTGCCGCACCTTTCGCTAATGCGCGATGATCCTATGGAGCTTGGGACTCCGTTCCGTTGGCTGGTTGATCACGATATCAACGCGGACGCACCGCGCGGCGTCGCTGAGACCATCTTCAGGCCCAACACGCCATCCCTCTTCGAGCAGACCACACGGGAGCTTCCGCAGGTTAGCCTGATGAAGGCGCGCTATCGGGAGATATCCCCGACGAGGAAGGTCTCCATGGAAGGCCTCCACATCGGCATGGAGGATGCCCCTCGGCTCGAAGAGGCGTTGTGGTCTCCTCGGGTGACATACGAAGGAGACCTAGTGCCGAACGATGCGAGAGACGATCCATGTGTTCGATTCGCGGGGTTTCAGCACCTTTGCCCAATCTGGAAGGAGCAGATTGGCGGTGTGCTGATGCTGAAACGAGCCCTGGAGTGGTGCGATCAGAACAAGGTTTGGCTGCGTGATCTCGTACCGATGGTCTCGATTTCACGAGGGAATAGGTGCAACGTTATCCGTCTCGGGGTGGTCGGCCAACTGATCTATTTCGAAGTTGGGCCTACTGTTCAAAAGGGTAGTTTGTTGCCGATTAACCGAACCCGCGTTTCCAAAATCGACTTGGCTGGTGCCTATGCTGTGGCTCGCGCACTATCCAAGATGTACTTTGAGGCGCGATGCGCGAAGTTGCCAGCCTGTTCCGCGACAATATTCCTTCCCTCGGTTGAACTGGAACGGCTGCCAGATTTTCCGAGTCTGGCCAGAAGTGGTAATTTCAAGGAGGGCGGATTTGCCGGGCTTGTGAGGGCGGAGCTGAGATAGGTGGCACGCTATAGATTGCGAAACAAACACCGCATTCCTATTTTTCAGTAATGGCCATCATCTCTCAATCCAAATGAAAAGCAGCGCTCTCTACCATCTATGGAAACGTCAGGTTTTCTTGAGAAATCGGCATCAAGATTTCGATCGACTTCTTGCCACGAGGCGCTTTTCGTCCGGGATATACCTGATCGGCTGCGCGGGTGAGATCGTCTATGTTGGGCAATCCTGGGACCTGGTCAGGCGCTCAATCGAAAGCCTGGGCAACCACTACCACAGGGTAGCGGACACGAAACTGCCTTGGTCGATTGCTTTCGCGCCTTGCTCTCCGGACGAGATGGACGAACTAGAAAGCACCGCGATCCGTACCTATGCACCCCGCTTCAACACATCTCTCCCGAGCATCGCCAAGAGTTTGTCCCGAATGCCGGAGGTGGTTGGCAGCGCCGCAGTATTCCAAGATCAAAAGAGCGACTGCGGGGCATTTCACCCCGAGAACTTGCGACGCCAAGTCGACGCCGCTGCGCAAAATTACGAGCCGCCATGGGCGGTCAAAAAGACCCGCCGGAAGACCGAACGCAAGTCGCCAAGGCAACCGGAAATCGCACTTGAGCCGGTCGAGTGGACCGAGGAGGAAGCGGCTGGGTTGGTGCAGGCCTATGGCGTTTCGCTGAGCGAACCGTTGCGATTTAGGATCAACCTCTGTGAGGATGGGTCGGTGATTACCAAGGATGGGGAAGTCATTGGCACTTGGACGATGGATGAAAACGCCCATCCCTCCTTCTTTCCTGACGGCGCGACCGAGCCCCTCATCTTTGAAGTCTTCGTCGGATTGCTTTGTCAGCGTGTTGCCGAGTGGTATGAAGCTGAAACGAGTGACAAGATTGGGTAGTTTTGCCAAGCTCTTCTATGACACGGGGAACAATCCAAATCGACCTTCGCCCTCCATCCCTGAAAAATGCTCGACGCGGTCGCCCAACTCGACATCCGATGGGGGGTCTGTGTTCTCGACAACAATCACTTGCCGATCAGAATTAAGTTGGAGGAGATATCGATAGAAGTTTCCGTTCAGATTGGTGGCACTCAGGTCATCGTCGGCGCTCTCTGGTTCTTTGTACGACAATAACGGCGAGTCGAGTATGACAAACCCAGGGTGCGGTTTGTCTTTTGACGCACAGAATTCAAGAAGTGAGATCGAAAAAGCAGCTTGAGTGATCGCTCGGAGTCCCTTTCCGTGTGATGTGCGGGCCTTCCCTGAGATCACCAAGTCTTTGACCTGCAAATCGAAATGCACGCGGTCGCTTCCCGGAAAGGCCCAGCTCTTCAAAGTTTTTTCGACCAACTCGGAGAAAGGCGCCACCATGGTGTCGGTAAGGCGAGATACTGAAGTGGTGGTCTCTCCCGATGAACTACCCACCTGTTCTAGTTGTGATTTGCGTGCCAGCAGATCCTGCATCGTATCGAACAGCCCCAAGGCTTCTCGGACATTTGCACCTTTGTCTGCAAGTTCCTTGTAGGAAGCTCGTTGTTTTCGGAGATCAGGGGCAACTACTTGCTGCAGTTCAGTTTCCCGTTCTCGAAGTCTTGCCTCAATACCCGGCAAAGCGCCTTCAAGCCGACGTTGTTCCTTTTCTAAAGAGGCGATCGTCTCTTCCAACTCCCCGGCCCGGCGGTCAATTTTCTTGATTTCAGATGTTGCTGCAGAAGTCACTCGAGACACATCACCTGCACAAACGTCGGTCTTGTGATATTCGGCGGACGATCCACAAACTGGGCAAACATTGGCATCGATCGTTGCGATAATGCTGCCCGCCTCCTGAATACTCAAAAGGCGCTCCATATCCGACCGGTAATGTTCTCTCAGAAGTTGGAAGCGCACTAGAAGCGTTGCGACTTCGGCGTGGCGATTTCGGTTGTCTTCACGGCGTTTCATTAAACTGCGGCGGTCAGTGGATATGCGCTTGTAATATTCCTCAGTAACGGAAAGCTGGTTCGAGCGCTCTTCCATAGCTGCAGAAAGGCGGTTTTCCTGCGCTTCCAGGTCGTCCTTGTTGCCGGAGAGATCCTTAATACGCCGTTCTGTGCCGCCTATTAGCTGATCTAGAAGCTCAAGCTGCGCTTCTCGCTTCTGCTCTTCCGGAGATTTCTGAGAGATTGCTGTCAAAGCGGAATCGTCGAGCCCGGTTAACAACAATCTGAACACAGACGTGTTTGCTGTGTCGGCGGTATAGTTGCCATCCGAAAGCGGCGACCTCTTCTGGATGATCTCTTCCTCGTTGACGATGCACAGGCGTGCGAGATTCCTGAAGCTTAGGTTCTGAGTTTCATCTTTTTGGTTTTTCTTTATTTTTCTGTCGGATAGTCCGATTTTATCCAGCAGAAACGCCGACAGGTTCTCAGTGTCTTTTGCGCTGTGAACATCACCCAATGCTCGGCCCTGCCCATCGGGCAGGGTATCGGAAAACAGACCATCAAAGACCTCGAATGCCCCTCCAGACATGCTTCGGGCAATGGTGAAGTTCTCATCACCAGATGAAACCGCCAAAAGAATGCGGTCATACCCATTGGATTCTTTGAAGTCGGTTAGTGGACCCTTCGCACCAAGCATGAAGTCGATGGTTTCAACGATGAAGGATTTCCCGGTATCCGATGCACCATAGATAACATTCAAGCCTGCGTTGAATGTGACAATGGCCGGTACTTTATCGGGGCCATGGAAAGCAAGGCTTTCGATTTGAATCCCGCGATAGGTCATTCGGAACCTGTGAAATCGTCTTGGAATTCGGCGACCCAGTCATCCAAGAGCTCAGACATCAACGCGTCGAATTGGGTTTCATTGTACTCTTCGAAGTACTGCGCGACCCATTTGGCACGATCGAGCAAGCGCTGCGCGTACGATGTGGTCAATGCTTCAACAAAGAAGGACGAATACTCCCCTGCACGGTAGTAGATCCCCTGATCGGTAATTGAACGCTCAACAAGTTCGCGAGACATGAGTAGATCCAGCGCCGCGTAAACCGCCTTTCTCCTAACCTGTGTCACCGGTGCGGTGATCGGCGTCGACGGATGCAGGTCTTCGGGGCCATCAAGCAAACTCGTTCTGACGACCAGGTAGTCGAGAGCAGTGAGCCGCTGAATGTCGAGCTCCCGCGGAAAACTTGCGTGCAGGGCCATAACCGCTCGTAACCCGGTCTCAAGCGCGCCGTTGAATGGTGATCGGTCCAGGCTGTCTACTTTTTCCATGTCAGCCTTCCATCGTTGGCGAGTTGATGGCAAACGCCTCTTCTGTCCGCCGGCCGTGCGGCTCTATTAAGGGGATGCGCATCGAGAGCCAAGGTCTGAGCCATGTCCGTCACTGCGACAACTCTCGCGTAGCCGTCCGGGTGTGATTTGTCATGCGTGTCAGCGACGCCATCGTGGATCTCATCCTGAAGCGACTCGAATGTGCCGGGTTCGGTTTTGTCGCGAACGAACACACGTAGGGATTCAGCGTGAAAAAACGCTTCACGAGAGCGTTTGAGATGGTCGTTGAGAGGCTTCCACTTTGTGATCTCTGACAAGGATATCTGCGCTTCGCCGGCATGGTCCGCATAGGCCTCGAGCAACCGGTCTACGTAGTTCCTTTCGTGGGCTTCGACTTCCTCGGGAGGCATTTCCGACTTCGGCCGAGGCGGAAGTCCGCCACCAAACCGCCTTTGGTGATATCGAGTCTTGCCGTGCTGCTCGATCACTTTTCGTGCTGCAGGAGCACTGAAGATACGGAAATCGAAGTTGTCCACGTATTTCGAGAAGTCGCCGACGAGTTCGATAACCTGCTTGTCAGTCACCCTTTTGGAGATGGATTTTTCCCATCCCTCGATCACTTTTCCCTTTAGCTTGGATGCATTGCCCAAAAGCAGATCGAGAGTGGGTGTTGTGCCTTTTGGGGCGATGAAGAAGCAGGCCTTTGGTGCTTTGTAGTCGCCGCAGAACGAGTACCAGAGAATCTTCCCGATCTCTGGCGCGATGTCTGTGAAGCCAAGTGGTCGTGCATAGTGCTTACACTGATAGTTGTCCCAGTCACCCAAGAAGCAGTCGGCATCCATGAAACCCGCCACGTCGATCCCTTTGTCGCCGGAACCGGTCGGGCGAACCACGTCGGCATAGATCTCCTTCAGTGAATGAACCCACTCATCGACGAATGTTTCCCACTCATCGGAGTCGTAGGTGAAGATCAGCCTTAAAGGATCGATCTTTGGGCCGTCCTCAAAGCCTGCGGCGGAGAGGGTCGTATCGTGGGGAAGTTCCTTAATTGCGCATTCGAACTCGATCATGGAGACCAATTATCAGATTTCTCTACCTAAAAGTGTTGTCACAATATCAAGTGTTCCTCGGTGATCAATCTGCAATTTGTAGTGCGATAGGCCTAACTTGGAAAAG contains these protein-coding regions:
- a CDS encoding ABC-three component system middle component 2, whose translation is MEKVDSLDRSPFNGALETGLRAVMALHASFPRELDIQRLTALDYLVVRTSLLDGPEDLHPSTPITAPVTQVRRKAVYAALDLLMSRELVERSITDQGIYYRAGEYSSFFVEALTTSYAQRLLDRAKWVAQYFEEYNETQFDALMSELLDDWVAEFQDDFTGSE
- a CDS encoding type IV secretory system conjugative DNA transfer family protein: MTKTLPLWAALLFGVICGAVIGTIVAAFYLTLALKTGFQSFDMLALWKASTVTRAAHPEAFKVGFGAVGFGAIGLGALALAWTWKKERDDYGSAHWQTKAELKKNSMLQAPGKGFVCGKLGAPASKAEFISSTTIPHVMMVAPTRAGKGVGFVIPNLLSFAGSVVVLDVKGENFEKTARLRALNGDEVYRFSPFDWANATHRYNPLARIAKAPSFAQRFTEVSILADLFLDKDNKQLDTFSEAGKSIFVAACLLAIQRGTPNLGEVNKIVAGGEYKNAQYKTYADEAEEDILRELWTNAASASSRLLTSNIQALMTAGLKQWDNPAVRSATEASDFDFSTFRKTPQSLYIAVSEDHIATLAPLLRLMFADLIASIRLNEPGPDEPWPVMMMIDEFQQMGAMPYLERAIHSLASYGGRVAMIAQSLASLDRIYGPEGRESLENGAGLKLYITPRDQRTVKEVSAAVGSTTREAVTRMYGRNKGFLGATSTSARLEERPLLSETEARLMDPDEVIILASPQHPIKASRIKYYDDPFFKAMLARQEGKPFPYPPSVQGVGPWGGDGGDETGADEQVKAAERAPVRDRSQRREARAMSVMPMESGRGQPEPEKLEREAAVPKEWEAALDRQEDFIEELLGG
- a CDS encoding ABC-three component system protein; protein product: MIEFECAIKELPHDTTLSAAGFEDGPKIDPLRLIFTYDSDEWETFVDEWVHSLKEIYADVVRPTGSGDKGIDVAGFMDADCFLGDWDNYQCKHYARPLGFTDIAPEIGKILWYSFCGDYKAPKACFFIAPKGTTPTLDLLLGNASKLKGKVIEGWEKSISKRVTDKQVIELVGDFSKYVDNFDFRIFSAPAARKVIEQHGKTRYHQRRFGGGLPPRPKSEMPPEEVEAHERNYVDRLLEAYADHAGEAQISLSEITKWKPLNDHLKRSREAFFHAESLRVFVRDKTEPGTFESLQDEIHDGVADTHDKSHPDGYARVVAVTDMAQTLALDAHPLNRAARPADRRGVCHQLANDGRLTWKK
- a CDS encoding GIY-YIG nuclease family protein; this encodes MKSSALYHLWKRQVFLRNRHQDFDRLLATRRFSSGIYLIGCAGEIVYVGQSWDLVRRSIESLGNHYHRVADTKLPWSIAFAPCSPDEMDELESTAIRTYAPRFNTSLPSIAKSLSRMPEVVGSAAVFQDQKSDCGAFHPENLRRQVDAAAQNYEPPWAVKKTRRKTERKSPRQPEIALEPVEWTEEEAAGLVQAYGVSLSEPLRFRINLCEDGSVITKDGEVIGTWTMDENAHPSFFPDGATEPLIFEVFVGLLCQRVAEWYEAETSDKIG